A region of uncultured Anaeromusa sp. DNA encodes the following proteins:
- a CDS encoding SIR2 family protein has protein sequence MNIEEFISRYKNHPVLFIGTGISLRYLRNSYTWDGLLSTISADLKGNDEFYLDLKASAQENGKYKFDLIASSLEREFNQAVAADRNGKFKDVNDVFYENMKNGSNISRFKIYMAKLLSDISFKEEKREEIAELKKVRKNIGSIITTNYDKLIEEIFEFKPLIGNDILLSNPYGALYKIHGCVSDPVKTIITREDYCCFKEKYELIRAQLLSLFIHNPIIFMGYNIGDENIKSILKTIFTYVEPNSEEADKIRNNFLLIEYEAGSPNEDITEHDIDMEGFSTIRINKIKTDNYAAVYKALSELHLPISAMDVRKVQSIVNEIYAGGEIKVTITEDIDSLKNADKILAIGSSKTISYQYHSAAELQMNYFKIIDESNSQVLTLIDKYKIQRSQYFPIFGFSLINESIASSSRLKTQQVSKLDQIKTDTREQCKTEYEKIEDINNCDSIPDSYKMSAVLWSILEDKILLADVEVYLKGFTDKNSTNYRKLLCAYDYKKYGRLYS, from the coding sequence ATGAATATTGAAGAGTTTATATCTAGGTATAAAAATCACCCGGTTTTATTCATTGGCACGGGTATTAGTTTGCGATATTTAAGAAACTCATATACGTGGGATGGATTATTAAGTACAATTTCAGCTGATTTAAAAGGAAATGATGAATTTTACTTAGATTTAAAAGCGAGTGCTCAAGAAAATGGGAAATATAAATTTGATTTGATAGCTTCTTCTCTAGAAAGAGAATTCAATCAAGCAGTAGCCGCAGATAGAAATGGGAAATTTAAAGATGTAAATGATGTTTTTTATGAAAACATGAAAAACGGGAGTAATATTAGTAGATTTAAAATATATATGGCGAAACTTCTCTCAGATATTTCTTTCAAAGAAGAAAAAAGAGAAGAAATTGCAGAACTAAAAAAAGTGAGAAAAAATATTGGATCAATAATTACTACTAACTATGATAAATTAATTGAAGAGATATTTGAGTTTAAACCTTTGATTGGCAATGATATTTTGTTAAGTAATCCATATGGAGCGCTATATAAAATTCATGGATGTGTAAGCGATCCAGTAAAAACAATTATTACACGAGAAGATTATTGCTGTTTTAAAGAAAAATATGAATTAATTCGGGCGCAGCTTCTTTCATTGTTTATACATAATCCAATAATTTTTATGGGATATAATATCGGTGATGAAAATATTAAAAGTATTTTAAAAACTATTTTTACATACGTCGAACCGAATTCTGAAGAAGCTGATAAGATCAGAAATAACTTTTTACTAATTGAATATGAAGCTGGCTCACCAAATGAAGACATTACAGAGCATGATATTGATATGGAAGGTTTTTCAACTATCCGAATTAATAAGATTAAGACGGATAATTATGCGGCAGTTTATAAAGCTCTTTCAGAGCTGCACTTGCCCATATCGGCAATGGATGTCAGGAAAGTGCAAAGTATAGTTAATGAAATTTATGCTGGCGGTGAAATAAAAGTTACAATTACAGAAGATATTGATTCATTGAAAAATGCAGATAAAATATTAGCGATCGGTTCTTCAAAAACAATTTCATATCAATATCATAGTGCTGCAGAACTACAGATGAATTATTTTAAAATCATAGATGAGTCAAATTCACAGGTTCTAACTTTAATAGATAAATATAAAATCCAACGCTCTCAGTATTTCCCTATATTTGGGTTTTCTTTGATTAATGAGAGTATTGCTAGTAGTAGCAGACTAAAAACGCAACAAGTGTCAAAATTAGACCAAATTAAAACGGATACTAGAGAACAGTGTAAGACAGAATATGAAAAAATTGAAGATATAAATAATTGTGATAGTATACCGGATAGTTATAAAATGAGCGCTGTTTTGTGGTCAATTTTAGAAGATAAGATTTTACTTGCTGATGTAGAGGTGTACTTAAAAGGATTTACGGATAAAAATTCGACTAATTATAGAAAATTGCTATGTGCATATGACTATAAAAAATATGGCAGATTATATTCTTAG
- a CDS encoding AAA family ATPase: protein MMKIRQLNFRNFRGIKEAEILINGKSTVFIGINGVGKSTILSAINIIFAQLINKITRNKFKQLINLESEDVMFGESIASIGVDIEVGNEIFSYKRTIEKRNIKRTHYAEELEKIIEKFKEEYEPDNSLVDMPIYANYGVNRAVHVVPIKRVHKKHNGFDKLFTYEKAIESRIDFRMFFEWFRDQQESEYIEKVDSDKNYVNKQLKAVKTAVLGMMKEDGFTDIKIMKNPLRMVATKKGINLKIEQLSDGEKCTLAMIGDLARRLAIANPQKEDPLKGEGIVLIDEIELHLHPAWQAKIVPVLRRVFPNVQFIITSHSPKMLGELESDVSVITLSGKGPNFESLPIKSLIGRDVNYILETQMNTSSINQETRKKIDQIFFSINKRDFETAEKLLKELEIQTDSLQPDVVSAKMLIRRGKLKK from the coding sequence ATGATGAAAATTAGGCAATTAAATTTCCGTAATTTTAGGGGTATCAAAGAAGCTGAAATCCTTATAAATGGCAAAAGCACAGTGTTTATTGGGATAAATGGAGTAGGGAAGTCAACAATATTAAGTGCAATTAATATCATATTTGCGCAGTTGATTAATAAGATAACACGAAATAAATTTAAACAATTAATTAACTTAGAATCTGAAGATGTTATGTTTGGAGAATCAATAGCATCCATTGGAGTGGATATTGAAGTTGGTAATGAAATTTTTTCATATAAAAGAACGATTGAAAAAAGGAATATAAAAAGAACTCACTATGCAGAGGAACTCGAAAAAATTATCGAGAAATTTAAAGAAGAATATGAACCGGATAATTCGTTAGTAGACATGCCGATTTATGCAAATTATGGTGTAAACAGAGCTGTACATGTTGTTCCAATAAAACGAGTTCATAAAAAACATAATGGATTTGATAAATTATTTACATATGAAAAAGCTATTGAAAGTAGAATTGATTTTAGGATGTTTTTTGAATGGTTTAGAGATCAGCAAGAAAGTGAATATATAGAGAAAGTCGACAGTGATAAAAATTATGTTAACAAACAATTGAAAGCCGTGAAAACAGCGGTACTAGGTATGATGAAAGAAGATGGCTTTACAGATATAAAGATAATGAAAAATCCACTAAGAATGGTTGCTACAAAAAAAGGAATAAATTTAAAAATAGAACAACTATCAGACGGGGAAAAATGTACTTTAGCAATGATTGGTGACTTAGCCAGAAGACTGGCGATCGCAAACCCTCAAAAGGAAGATCCATTAAAAGGGGAAGGAATAGTTCTAATTGATGAAATAGAGCTTCACCTACATCCAGCGTGGCAAGCCAAAATTGTACCTGTTTTGAGGCGCGTTTTTCCCAATGTACAATTTATAATAACGTCGCATTCTCCAAAAATGTTAGGAGAACTTGAGTCAGATGTTTCAGTTATTACTCTTTCTGGAAAGGGACCAAATTTTGAGTCTCTTCCAATAAAGTCGCTCATAGGAAGAGATGTTAACTATATTCTTGAAACACAAATGAATACAAGTTCAATTAATCAAGAAACGCGTAAAAAAATTGACCAAATATTTTTCAGTATTAATAAAAGAGATTTTGAGACAGCTGAAAAGCTATTGAAAGAATTAGAAATACAGACAGATTCTCTTCAACCGGATGTTGTTAGTGCAAAAATGCTTATTAGAAGAGGAAAACTAAAAAAATGA
- a CDS encoding retron system putative HNH endonuclease: MKFIEKNPEPTIFTKWKKNNPRGIYEKLDNAVRREVRLSLITEQKGLCCYCCGSIKIDSSHIDHYKPRSVGSLVDQLDYNNMHASCEGIHHSAKNCGKVKDAWFNPEEMVSPLNPECETYFQYNVTGAIEPASGKERVKKMIDNFGLNYYELQAARAAAIKTTGLLTVGFDETQRQEWLQIMEDVDLEGNLLPFCTAVIYCLRNNP, encoded by the coding sequence ATGAAATTTATAGAAAAAAATCCAGAACCAACTATTTTTACGAAATGGAAGAAAAATAATCCTCGGGGAATATACGAAAAATTAGACAATGCGGTAAGGAGAGAAGTACGTTTGTCATTAATTACTGAGCAAAAAGGATTGTGCTGCTATTGTTGTGGTTCTATAAAAATTGACTCTTCTCATATCGATCACTATAAACCACGATCTGTTGGTAGTTTGGTAGATCAATTGGATTATAATAACATGCATGCGTCTTGTGAAGGAATTCATCACTCTGCAAAAAATTGTGGTAAAGTAAAGGATGCGTGGTTTAATCCCGAAGAAATGGTTTCTCCTCTGAATCCAGAGTGTGAAACTTATTTTCAGTATAATGTTACTGGAGCAATAGAGCCTGCAAGTGGTAAAGAGAGAGTAAAAAAAATGATTGATAACTTTGGATTAAATTACTATGAATTACAAGCTGCGCGAGCAGCAGCAATAAAAACGACCGGTTTGTTAACTGTAGGGTTTGATGAAACGCAGAGACAAGAGTGGTTACAAATTATGGAAGATGTTGATCTGGAGGGCAATTTACTACCTTTCTGTACTGCTGTTATATATTGTTTGAGAAACAATCCATAA
- a CDS encoding ABC transporter substrate-binding protein, with product MGKSLFWRNTVLGSLVLALGLAAGCGKSTSGDLKIGMVYELTGNTATYGTSAANGAKLAFKEINAAGGVLGKPIQIVTADNKGEPSESTNAMTKVITQDKVVAVTGFTVSSCGIAGSSVAEGSKIPFVAAATVNPKVTVDGNTGKVKNYTFRACFIDSFQGAVGAQFALNSLKAKKVSILTDSSSDYSKGLTQIFKESFTKNGGLIVGEEAYLQKDQDFKPVLTKLKSQNADVLYIPGYYEDVGKIIKQARELGMNMPILGSDAWDSPKLAEIGGPQALNNTYFTNFYSIEDRNPISNAFVEAYKKEYGEVPDSMAAMGYDAARLLVDAIKRANSTDAAKITKALAETKDFASVSGPMSLNDTHDAVRGVVIVEMKDGKQVYKETIKP from the coding sequence ATGGGGAAGAGCCTATTTTGGCGAAATACAGTACTTGGCAGTTTGGTCTTAGCCTTAGGTTTGGCGGCTGGCTGCGGCAAAAGTACCAGCGGCGATTTGAAGATCGGCATGGTGTACGAACTGACGGGGAACACGGCGACCTACGGCACGTCCGCGGCGAATGGCGCTAAGCTGGCTTTTAAGGAAATTAATGCTGCAGGCGGCGTGTTAGGTAAGCCGATTCAGATTGTAACTGCCGATAACAAGGGCGAGCCGTCGGAGTCGACGAATGCTATGACCAAGGTGATTACGCAGGACAAAGTAGTGGCTGTGACCGGCTTTACGGTCAGCTCCTGCGGTATTGCCGGATCGTCCGTAGCGGAAGGAAGCAAGATTCCCTTTGTGGCGGCGGCTACGGTTAATCCGAAAGTGACCGTGGATGGCAATACAGGCAAGGTTAAAAATTATACCTTCCGGGCTTGTTTTATTGACTCTTTCCAGGGCGCCGTAGGGGCGCAGTTTGCGTTGAACAGTCTCAAAGCAAAAAAAGTGTCGATTTTGACGGACAGCTCCAGTGATTATAGCAAGGGCTTGACTCAGATTTTTAAAGAATCTTTTACTAAAAATGGCGGACTGATTGTAGGCGAAGAAGCGTATTTGCAAAAAGATCAGGACTTCAAGCCAGTATTGACCAAATTGAAGTCTCAAAATGCGGATGTTTTGTACATTCCCGGCTACTATGAAGACGTTGGTAAAATTATCAAGCAAGCGCGCGAGCTAGGCATGAATATGCCCATTCTCGGCAGCGATGCCTGGGATTCACCGAAACTGGCAGAAATCGGCGGACCTCAAGCCTTGAACAACACATATTTTACCAATTTTTACTCTATTGAAGATCGCAATCCGATTTCTAACGCCTTTGTGGAAGCGTATAAGAAAGAGTATGGGGAAGTGCCGGACTCCATGGCAGCTATGGGCTATGACGCGGCGCGTTTGCTAGTTGACGCCATCAAGCGGGCCAACAGCACCGACGCGGCGAAAATTACAAAAGCGTTGGCAGAAACCAAAGACTTTGCCAGCGTCAGCGGTCCTATGTCCTTAAATGATACCCATGACGCTGTGCGCGGCGTGGTCATCGTGGAAATGAAAGACGGCAAACAGGTCTATAAAGAAACCATTAAGCCCTAG
- a CDS encoding AEC family transporter — MDIQTKLLYLFLDLLLPLAIGQACRSQKRLSASFFQRMIILNICLVYPVLAALTIWSLRLNYELIGLPLMGVLLCIIPGAAAYLLVERKFDSDLDKGSYLLSAMLSNTATLGGLCTYIMYGEVGFAYTQMAVILQNVVMFMFCFPLAQYYYQKSIGLPFDRQSVVSLFINRNQLPVVGMAIGVALNVSGMVRPYFLETLVDPLVHLGAWTALIPIGYSINLYGMRQYYGKILDLLPIKLVLTPLVSYVVAQFVFEETVLINTIVILAAMPTAINAVVAVQLNKLNVDLATASFVLTTAACLVVALPILFVVLS, encoded by the coding sequence ATGGATATTCAAACGAAATTATTGTATTTATTCCTAGATTTACTGTTGCCCTTGGCCATCGGCCAAGCCTGCCGGAGTCAAAAACGTCTAAGCGCAAGTTTTTTTCAGCGCATGATTATTCTCAATATCTGCCTGGTGTACCCGGTATTGGCGGCGCTGACTATTTGGAGCTTGCGTCTTAATTATGAACTTATTGGGTTGCCTCTTATGGGCGTACTTCTTTGTATCATTCCCGGCGCTGCGGCGTACTTGCTTGTGGAACGCAAGTTTGACAGCGATCTGGATAAAGGCAGTTATCTCTTAAGCGCCATGTTGTCGAATACGGCAACCTTGGGAGGTTTGTGCACGTACATCATGTATGGGGAAGTCGGCTTTGCCTATACGCAGATGGCGGTTATCTTGCAGAACGTCGTTATGTTTATGTTTTGCTTTCCTTTGGCGCAATACTATTATCAAAAAAGCATCGGCCTTCCCTTTGATCGGCAGTCAGTCGTTTCGTTGTTTATAAACCGCAACCAACTGCCGGTAGTCGGCATGGCTATTGGTGTGGCACTAAATGTATCGGGTATGGTGCGCCCGTACTTTTTGGAGACACTGGTGGATCCCTTGGTACATCTAGGTGCTTGGACGGCATTAATCCCTATTGGCTATTCTATTAATTTATACGGCATGAGACAATACTACGGGAAAATCCTCGATTTGCTTCCCATCAAGCTGGTGCTGACGCCGCTAGTATCCTATGTAGTAGCCCAATTTGTTTTTGAAGAAACGGTTCTCATCAACACCATCGTAATTTTGGCCGCCATGCCGACAGCGATTAATGCGGTAGTGGCGGTGCAGCTTAATAAGTTGAACGTGGATCTGGCGACGGCGTCGTTTGTGCTGACAACAGCTGCCTGTTTGGTGGTGGCGCTGCCCATTCTATTTGTTGTCCTGTCTTGA
- the dcuC gene encoding C4-dicarboxylate transporter DcuC: MMTAIGIIIVAVTVYLLLKRYDARLVLLASGISMACVAGTPMASLDAFAKNMTNGGLIQAVCSVMGFAMVMRYTECDKHLINLLAGGLSKVRPLLIPGVVLATYAVNVALPSAAGTAAAAGAIFVPLMMSAGIHPAMAGAAVKCGTYGSMLNPGLAHNPFVAKIAGVGVMDVIAFHFKANIASLLTAAVLITLIAYYRKEHKGYIAEGLEAEASFKVNWLYAIMPILPIVILILGTAGVVPALKMDVPQAMVIGAMLALVVTRKNPTNFSNAFFDGMGKAYGSILGIIISAGVFVSGMTAMGLVKTFTTAMLNNPGIIKLCAAVGPFVLGVVVGSGDAATFAFNEAITPHAEEFGMSAVQMGSMATLGGTLGRTMSPIAGATIIIAGIAGVNPMEIAKRNFLPMVGAMVLGMAFLM, from the coding sequence ATGATGACAGCAATTGGCATAATCATTGTGGCAGTAACGGTATATCTTTTGCTGAAACGGTATGACGCGAGATTGGTGCTATTAGCTTCCGGGATTAGTATGGCCTGTGTGGCGGGAACGCCGATGGCCTCTTTGGATGCATTCGCTAAAAACATGACCAATGGCGGCTTAATTCAAGCAGTTTGCTCGGTTATGGGCTTTGCAATGGTCATGCGCTATACGGAATGTGACAAGCATTTGATTAATTTATTGGCTGGGGGACTTTCTAAAGTTCGGCCGCTGTTGATTCCCGGCGTGGTACTGGCTACCTATGCGGTCAACGTGGCCTTGCCTAGCGCGGCTGGAACAGCGGCAGCGGCGGGAGCCATTTTTGTACCTTTGATGATGTCTGCCGGTATTCATCCGGCGATGGCTGGGGCTGCGGTAAAATGCGGCACCTACGGAAGCATGCTCAATCCTGGACTGGCTCATAATCCTTTTGTGGCGAAAATTGCCGGCGTAGGGGTCATGGATGTGATTGCGTTCCACTTCAAAGCCAATATTGCCTCGCTTTTGACGGCAGCAGTGCTGATTACCCTGATTGCCTATTACCGCAAAGAACATAAAGGGTACATAGCGGAAGGCTTGGAAGCGGAAGCTTCTTTTAAGGTTAATTGGCTTTACGCCATTATGCCCATCTTGCCGATCGTAATTTTAATTTTGGGAACAGCCGGAGTTGTGCCAGCGTTGAAGATGGATGTGCCCCAGGCCATGGTCATAGGGGCGATGTTGGCACTGGTGGTGACGCGGAAAAACCCGACAAACTTTAGCAATGCTTTTTTTGACGGCATGGGTAAAGCCTATGGTTCTATTTTGGGTATTATCATTTCCGCCGGGGTATTTGTTTCAGGCATGACCGCTATGGGACTTGTGAAAACCTTTACTACGGCCATGCTTAACAATCCGGGCATTATCAAATTGTGTGCAGCGGTTGGTCCTTTTGTTCTCGGCGTTGTTGTCGGGTCTGGGGATGCAGCAACGTTTGCCTTTAACGAAGCGATTACGCCGCATGCCGAGGAGTTTGGCATGTCTGCGGTGCAAATGGGCAGCATGGCGACGTTGGGAGGAACCCTGGGGCGCACCATGTCGCCCATCGCCGGTGCAACCATTATCATTGCGGGTATCGCTGGCGTTAATCCTATGGAAATTGCCAAGCGTAACTTTTTGCCGATGGTAGGGGCCATGGTTTTAGGGATGGCTTTCTTGATGTAG
- a CDS encoding aspartate/glutamate racemase family protein yields the protein MKVALVYTSTTPELIELVEKQVQQVLPAGAEIISNQDPSILAEVREAGYVTAPPASRLVGMYMKAIGDGADAILNICSSVGEVADSAQDVAKYTGIPIVRIDEDMCREAVRQGTRIGVMATLPTTLAPTKNTILRVAREMNKPVELVDSLVDGAFGLDQDQFKELMTKYAGEISDKVDVILFAQGSMAYCEEYIHEKYDLPVLSSPRFGAVALQEALTKKGLL from the coding sequence ATGAAAGTAGCATTGGTGTACACGAGTACCACTCCAGAGTTGATTGAACTAGTGGAAAAACAAGTGCAGCAGGTATTGCCTGCTGGAGCAGAGATCATCAGCAACCAAGATCCATCTATTTTAGCAGAAGTGCGGGAAGCCGGCTATGTGACGGCGCCGCCGGCGTCTCGCTTGGTTGGCATGTATATGAAAGCTATTGGCGATGGAGCGGACGCTATTCTCAATATCTGTTCCTCTGTTGGCGAAGTGGCGGATTCGGCCCAGGATGTAGCAAAATATACTGGTATTCCCATTGTTCGGATTGATGAAGATATGTGCCGGGAAGCGGTGCGGCAGGGAACTCGCATCGGTGTCATGGCAACATTGCCGACGACGCTGGCGCCAACAAAAAACACAATCTTGCGGGTAGCGCGGGAAATGAACAAACCTGTAGAATTAGTAGACTCCTTGGTAGATGGCGCTTTCGGATTGGACCAGGACCAGTTCAAAGAGCTGATGACGAAATATGCCGGCGAAATCAGCGATAAAGTTGATGTAATTCTATTTGCCCAAGGTTCAATGGCGTATTGTGAAGAATATATTCATGAGAAATATGACCTGCCGGTACTGTCCAGCCCTCGTTTTGGCGCAGTAGCGCTGCAAGAAGCGCTGACGAAAAAAGGCTTACTGTAA